Part of the Brachyspira hampsonii genome is shown below.
GCCTATTTTTTCCTTCTGTTAAGATTATGTAGAAAGAATTTTTATTAACTCTTTTTACCTTTGCAGGTTTGAGTTTTTGTCCGTCTAAAGAAATCCCATACTCTAATTTTTTTAAAGCCCCATCTGGTATACTATCATTAACTTTGACAAAATATTCTTTTTCGCAGTTTGTATTTTCGCCTATTATCTTTTTAGCAAATACCCCATCATTAGTAAAAAGTATAAGTCCTGAGCTGTCTTTATCTAGTCTTCCAACAGGATATATATTATCAAAATCATTTTTGATTAGATTATATATAGGCTTTCCTTCATTTTTATTTGATGAAACTACATAACCTCTAGGTTTATTTAATTTTATATATATTTTATTTTCTTTATATTGTTCAATGCTGCATTCTACATTGTCATCTTCATTAACTTGAGTTGCCGGGTTTGTTATAATTATGCCATTAACTTTAACATTTCCGTTTTGAATAAGCCTGTCAGCTTCTCTCCTGCTTGCAATATTTAAAGATGCTATATATTTATTTAATCTCATTTATCAGTCTTTTTAATAAAAAATTATATATATAGTACCATAATATAATTTTTAATCAAATTTTAATAATATTTTCTAAAATTATGCAGTTATGATAACGATATATATATTAGAATTTTATATTTTTATAGTTGACAATTTTTATTGATTATAATATAATTGTGCTAAGTTATTGGATATAATTGCTTAGCTATAAATATTAAGGAGAGTGCGCTATGAAATTCTATAGAAGTACGAGAGATTTTTCTCGCTACCTCATAATCATTTGTCTATTCATAAGCATAAGTTCATTTGCTGTTTATGGACAAACTTCTAGTGTTTACATGGAAACTAGATTGCTTTACAACTTTGAAACATTAGATGAATGGCAGCCAATATCAAATGCTAGCCGCTTTATGTTCAGAGGTGATAGAACAAATGAAAATGGTGTTGTAATGAAATATCCTAACATGAGATTGTTCGCTACAAAACCATATGGTATGGGTAACCAAAGTTATAATTCAACTAATTCATTATCAGTAAGTGTTTCTTTTTTCAGAAAATCTTATAACTTCTTTGACTTAGTTCCAACAGTACAAAAAATCATACCAGGTAAAGCTCAAACTTTTGATGTTTGGGTATGGGGTGGTAATTATGACTATACTATGGAAATGATATTTGAAGATTATCTTGGTTATACTTATACATTGCCTTTGGGATCTATAAGATATATAGGTTGGAGAAATATGAGTACATCAGTACCATCATTTATTCCTCAAGAAGAACCTTATGTTCCTAGAGCTAAAGGTTTAAGATTTATGAATTTCCGTTTCTGGTCATCACCAGAGGAAAGAGCAGATAACTTTGTAGTTTTATTGGACTATTTCCAAACAGTAACAGATACATTTAGAGAGTCTTATGACGGATCTGATATTGAAACTACATTAGGTCAGGAAGTTGGCGGAAGATCTTCTGAACAATATACAGAAGGCGGAGCTCAAGTAGTAGGTGAAAGCAATAGCGGTACTGCCAGCGGAGATACTACTACAGAACAGCCACAAGAAGCGCAATAATTAAGGAGAAAAACGAATATGAAAAGATTAAGTATCTTGATAACAATGTTAATTCTAACTGTTGCATTCTTGTTGTTTGCCCAAGATGCGGCTCAAACAGGTGAGCAAACTACTCAAAATCAAGGTGAAGATGGTAATAACTTCGTAACTGAAGCTATCACTAACTACTTAATAGATGATTTTGAATTTGCTAATACTTGGCAAGCTTCTATGCCTAGAGATTATGGCGTAGTTAGTATTATTCGTCGTGAAGGCGGTCCAGCTGATGTTGTAGCTGAAGGTGCAGAAAATAATAAATACATTTTAGGTGCTAAAGTAGAATACTTCAGAACCGGTTATCCTTGGTTCTCTGTTACTCCACCTAGACCTGTGAAAATACCTGGTTATACTAAAGAAATTAGTGTTTGGGTAGCTGGTCGTAACCATAATAATAAAATGAGTTTCTATCTTTATGATATAAACGGAAAACCTCAGTCTGTTGGTAATGAAGCTCTTAACTTTATGGGTTGGAAAAACATAACTGTACAAGTTCCTGCTAATATAGAACAAGAAGACTTCAGAGGTCAAGTTGAACAAGGTATTAGCTTTATGGGTATACATGTTAAAGTTGATCCTAGAGATTCTTATGGTAAATACTATATCTATTTTGATCAATTAATGGCTAAAACTGATATGTATTTAGAAACTTATAGAGAAGAAGATGATCCATTAGATACTTGGTAATAATAATAACAAGTTGAAATGAATATGATAGGTGAAGTATTATTAATAGTACTTCACCTTTTTTATTTGTATAAATAACTTGAAATTAATATCATTTTATATTAAACTACTAAGATATATACAACTTAAAAGAGAGTTTTATGTCTAATATTAATATAAATTTACTTCTTCTTATTGGATTTATATTGTTAGCTGTATATTCTATAACAACTAGAATTGTAAATAACAGGGCAAGTAAAGATAAAAAAGAAAATGATAGCGTTGATGAAGATAATAATTTAAAATAATAAAAAGGTGTCAGATGAGTGAATTAATTATATATGTAATAATAGCTATTATATGGGCTATAGTGAGTTTGGTACAAAAAGCAAATAAAAAAAATAAACAAAATAAAATACCAAAACAGAATACTCATAAAAATAAGAAAGTTAATAATAAAAATGAAGAAGAAATATTTAGAGAATTACAAAAGAATATTCATACTTTAAAAAAGTATAATGATGAAGTTCTTAGAGAAAATACCAAAAATGAAGATGTATATACTAGTCATTATGAAACTTCAAGCAATGATAGAGAAATATTGGAGCTTCAGGAAAAATATAATTCTAAAATATCTCAAATTAATTCTATAAAAAAAGAAGATGTCAGCACTAATTTTAATAATATTATAACATCAGAAAACAAAAGGCAAGTCAATCATATGCTTTCTTCATTGGATATAAAAAATGCTGTAATATATAATGCTATACTTGAACCTAGAAGAATTAATTATATGAAAGTAAATATATCAAGACTTAATTAGAAGAGTTGTAATAATGAAATCATTTGAAGAACTTATATCTGTAATACAAACTTTAAGAGGCGAGAATGGATGTGCTTGGGATAAGGTACAGACTTTTGACAGTTTAATTCCTTGTTTTTTGGAAGAGGCTTATGAACTTGTAGAAGCTATTAATAATAGAGATTATGAGAATATTAAAGAAGAGCTTGGAGATGTACTTTTGCATGTTGTATTTTTTTCTGAGCTTGCTAAAGATGAAAATAAATTTAATATAGATGATGTTTGCAAAAATATTAATGAAAAACTTATAAGAAGGCATCCTCATGTATTCGGTGATAGTGATGTGAAAGATGTTCAGGGTATACTTAAGCAATGGGATAAGATAAAAAAAGAAGAGAAGGGTATTGATGGTGTTGATGAGTTTAAAAGTGTACTTGATGGTATACCTAAATCGCTTCCTATTATGGAAAAATCTTATAAATTAATGAAAAAAGCCGCTAGTGTCGGATTTGAATACGAACATATTGATGATTCTTTGTCAAAGATAGAAGAAGAACTTTTGGAAGTTAAAGAAGCATATAAAGAGAAGGATAAAGAACATTTGGAAGAAGAAATAGGGGATTTGATTATGACTGTTCTTGATTTTGCTCGTATGAATAAGATTAATCCTGTTAATTCTCTTATAAAAGTTAATGAAAAATTTACAAAGAGATTTCAATATGTTGAAAAGTCTGCTTATGAAATGAATAAAAAATTAGAAGATATGTCTTTAGATGAAATGGATAAACTTTGGAATGAATATAAGAAAAAAGAAAGAGAAAATCAATGAATATATATGATTTTTATGTTAAAGATATCAATGGTAATGATGTATCTTTATCAAAGTATAGAAATAAAGTTATTTTGATAGTTAATACTGCTACTAGATGCGGGTTTACTAAACAGTATGAGTATTTAGAAAATATATATGAAATGTATAGTAGCAGAGGCTTTGAAATATTAGATTTTCCTTGTAATCAATTTTTAAATCAGGCACCGGAATCAGATGATAAAATAGATAGTTTCTGTAAAATAAGATATAATACATCTTTTGATAGATTTAAAAAAATAGATGTTAAAGGAAAGAATATAGAGCCTTTATATTCATATCTTATTAGCAATAGCAATTATTTATTTAATAAAAATATAAAATGGAATTTTACAAAATTTCTAATAGATAGAAATGGAAATGTTGTAAGGAGATTTTCTAGTTTTTCATCTGCAAAGAGCATAACTAAATATATAGATAAAATTATATAATATTTTGTAATTATATTATACTAAATCTGTTTTTATAGGGTTGTTTTATTAATTTTTTACATTCATATTATGGACTTTTTATTGCAAGAATTCTAATTTTATATTATAATGTTATCATATTAAATGCAGAGGTTTTGCTTAATGGCTATTAATGCTAATTTATATAAAACATCCAAATTGTATGACTTGCTTACTAAAATCATTAAAAAGAAAAATGATGAGGATTTTAATTTAGAGGATCATATAAATAAATTACTAGAGCTTATATCAAAAAGTACAGAGGAAGAAGTAAATTATGCAGATAATAAAATAAGCTGTCTTCATCTTGCCGTGCAGATAGGCAATGCTGATGTAGTTGCAGCTTTAATAGAAAGAGGTGCCAATGTTAATGTAATTAATGACAGAGGAGTTAGCCCATTGCATACAGCTATTATCAAAAACCAGCCTGAAGAAGTTATAAAAATATTACTAGATAATGGGGCAGATTATAATATTGAACAAGCAAATTTTTCAGCTGTTGATTTGGCTGCAATAATTGGGGTTCCATATATGCATTTATTTAAAAAATAAATTTCTTACTATTAATTTTGATTATGTATAATATTTTCTATATTCTGTAATGTTTGTATTTATTTTTTAAATATTATTATTTAGAAATTCAAAATGATTTAAATATGGATATAATCAAAATCTATTTTTATTCATTTTATAAAAAATTAGCATACGGATTTCGATTATATCCATAATTTAGTTTTAACTTACCCTGTCTGTTTTCATCTTATAAATTTTATCAGCTATATTCAAAGTTGAAAGTCTATGTGAAACTAAAACAACAGTTCTATTCTCACTATTATCTTTTATAGATTTCAATATAACAGCCTCATTCAAACTATCAAGATTACTTGTAGGCTCATCAAGAAGTATAAAAGGAGCTTTATGTAAGAAACTTCTTGCTATACCAATTCTTTGCTTTTCCCCTCCTGATAAAGTGTCCCCAAGTTCTCCTACATTTGCATCATAACCATCAGGCAAACTCATAATAAATTCATGTAATGAAGCTTTTTTGCATGCTTCTATAACCTCTTCTCTTGATGCATTTTGATTTGCTATTTTTATATTATTTTCTATTGTGTCTTTAAAAATAGAAGTTTCCTGAGTTACATAGCTTTCCATATCTCTAAGCGTATCTGTATTAATATCTTTTATATTTGTATTTGATATTTTAATACTTCCTTCTTTTATATCCCAAAAACGCATAAAAAGTTTAAGAAGTGTAGATTTTCCGCTTCCGCTTTTACCGCTTATTCCTATTATTTTATTAGGCTCTATTTGCAAATTGTAATCATTTAATATTTTTTCTCCTTCATAATCAAAATACACATCTTCGCATTTAACACCATTGAAAGAAAGTTCTTTTTTACCATCATAAACTTCTTCTATAATAGGTTTTTCTTTAAGTAAGTTTAATACTCTCTCACCGCTTGCTAAAGTCATAAATAAATTGTTTGATAAATTACTTAATGCTATAACAGGTCCGAAAGAACTTGCCATTGCTATAGTAGGTATTATAATAGCAGTAAAATTTGATTCTTTTGATATTATTATACTTATAACAAGAACAGCCAATGTAAATAATGATACAGCAGAAGTTGTAAGCCCTGATATTACGCCTTCATATTTTTTTAATTTTTTATTTAATTCCATTAAGTCATCAGTTTTACTCTTTATATTTTCTATTCTTTTCTCACCGTATCCGAATTGAAGTATTTCTTTTATTCCCCATAAACTGTCAAGAAAATAACTATTTAATTTTCCAAAATTATTTCTATAAGCCATACCATCATTTTTTCCGAATTTTGATGAAAAATATGGAATAATAAAACCTATAGTAAAATATCCCAGAAAAGCAATAGCACCTAATATAACATTAAAACTTCCTATAAATATTGTCATGATAATTGAAGTTAATACTCCTATAGCTATAGGTGAAATAGTATGGGCATAAAACACTTCTAATAATTCTATATCGCTTGTAATAAGTGCTATTAGATTTCCTTTATCTCTTCCTTCTAGTTTGGCAGGAGATAATTTTCTTAAAGCCTTAAAAACTTTATCTCTTATTAAAGCAAGTAATTTAAAAGCTATAAAGTGATTGCTAAGCTGTTCTATATAGTGAAAGAATCCTCTTAAACAAGCAAGCATTAAAACTATTATAAATATTGTTTTTATTGTGAATAAAGAATTCAGTCCAATATATGTTAATATAGCATATCCCCCGAATATGGTTATTGATATAGCACATAAAAATCCTAAAACTCCTGTAGTGATAGCTAATATCATAACATGCATAAGCGGAGCAATTAATCCAATTAGTTCCGCCATAATTTTTATACCGCTTCTACGCATTATAAACTCCTATTAAATTATTAATGATTAATATTAAATTGCTATGCTTAAACTTTCGCCTTTAGTTATGCTTTCCAAATTACTTTGTTCATTGAAGATTTTTGCATATTCTCCGTTTAAGCTCATCAATTTATCATGATTTCCTTCTTCCATTATTATTCCATCTTTTAAGAAATATATATGATCAGAAGGCACACAGTTATAAAGTCTATGAGATATTAATATAACAGTCTTTTCTTTGGCAATATCTCTTATAACCTTCATAATGCTTTCCTCGCTTTCAACATCAACATTAGAAGTAGCCTCATCAAATATATATATATCAGCATTAAAAAGTATAGCCCTAGCTAAAGCTAATCTCTGTCTTTGTCCTCCGGATAAATTAGCAGCCTTTTCCATTATTACTGTATTAAGTCCGTTTTCAGTCTGTAGAAAATCATAAAGTTCAACTTTTTTTAATGCCTCATTCATCTGATTTTCTGTTATTGTGCTGCCTGCCATTTTTAAATTATCATATACTGTTCCTTCAAACAAATAACTATTATGATCTACAGAGGCTATTTTTTTGTATAAATCATCTTTATTTATTGTATCAAGCTCTATGTTTCCAATTTTTATTGAGCCTTTATAATTTTCATTTCTTAATGATATAAGCCCAGCAATAGTGCTTTTACCGGAACCTGAAACTCCTACTATAGAAACAAATGATTTTTCTTTTATAGTCATATTAATATTTTTTAATATAGTTTTTTCTTTATTGTAGGCAAAACTTACATCTTTAAATATAACCTCTTTATTGTCTTTACTAATATTATTTATTCTTTTATCATCATCTTTCATATCAAGTATTTCAAACATCTTATCGCTTGCCGATATGCCATTCATAGCAATATGAAAGAATGAGCCTAAAAGTCTTAATGGAATAAAAAACTCTGCAGAAAGCATTATTATAGTAAATGTGCCGGCAAGATTAATATTTCCTTTCATATATTCAAGTACAGATATTATCACTCCCAAAGCAGCTCCTCCATACGCTATTATATCCATTATAGTTGTAGAATTAAGCTGCATAAAAAGAAGATTCATAGTAGCAATTCTAAATTTTTCAGCTTCTATATTCATCTCTTCATTTTTCTTTTTATCAGCTTTATATATTTTTAAAGTGGTAAGTCCCTGCACATCTTCTAAAAATATCTCTCCCAAATTGCTGTAGCTTCCCCAATATTTTTTTAATATTTTTTTAGCAATTTTTACTATAGCAATAATTGATATAGGTATAAGAGGTACACATATTAAAAGTATAACAGCCGATTTTATGCTTATAGTAGAAAGTACGCAAAAAAGAACTATAGGAGCTATCATACTATAGAAAAACTGCGGAAGATATCGTCCGAAATAAGTTTCTAATTGATCAACTCCCTCCATAGATATTTGTACTATTTCACTTGTAGAAAATTTTTCTTTATATCTGCTTCCTAGTGTAAGAAGTTTTGAATACATTTTTTCTCTTAAAGTCTGCTTTACTCTTCCAGAAGCATGATATGACATGTCGGCCATTAAAATATTAAATCTGAACCTTAATATTATTATAACAAAAATAGCAATAGCCGTTTTTAATATATCTTCTTTTAGTACATTACCTTGTGAAGCCTTCTGTATAATATCGGCCATGAAAAATACAGCTGTTATATTCAGAGCCAAATTTACAAGCTGTATTATAACATGCCATGCTATGTATTTTTTAGCATTGCCCATTAATGATATTAATCTTCTATTAATCATAATTTTTCCTTTTATTTTTTATTTATATATATTAATAAATGGTTCTTTTTATTATTTCTTTTATTACAGAACCATCATAATTAGCATTAATCATAGAATTTATAATAAATGATAATATTGTATCTATAAATTTATCAGCTGTAAAATTATTATTAAATGCATCTTCCCTTACTTTTTTATCATTCATAAGAGTTTTATATAATCCGTCTTTAATATGTTTTTGTACTTTATTCATCATATTAATGCCTTTGCTTTTATTTTTTCCAAAGAGCATAGTGGAATGCATAGATAAAAAATTAGGATATTTTTTGTTTCCTTTATCCAAACTTTTGAATATAGTATCAACAATATCTAAAAAGTTATCAGATTCCAAACAAACATTTAAAGGATGAAATATATCAAGCCATACGCTTACTATAACAGCAATAGTTAATTCCTCTTTAGACTTAAAATAATTATATATAGATCCTACAGCAATATTAGCTTCTTCAGCAACTGAACGCATATTAATAGAATTAATACCTTTTCTTTTTATTAATTCTCTGCTTGCTTTTAATATATCTTCTTTTGAAGTTATAATATTATTCATTAAATAGTCCTTTTTTATATAGTTTTTTTTAATATATTATCTTAGCCGAATATTAATTTTATCAGCTATGTGCAAGTTTTGCTTGTTCAAATACATAATAAGCATTGCTATATATTGAACAATGTTCAGTATTATTTAAAAATAAAAGTTCAATACATACTGCTTAATACTTTTATATTGAACATTGTTCATTATAAACCATATTTAAATTTTGTCAATACAATAATTTGTAATATTTTATAATATGCACATTATATTTTTTATGAGTATTTATATATATTTTTACTTCTGTTATAAAAGTCATGAAAAAGTTTATTATATGTTTTTAATATTTGAATATATTTATATAACCATATTTTTGTATAATAAGAATTGTATAAAAATTATAAAATATATTTTATAGTTTTTTAAGTAATTTTATAGAGCATTTAATATTTGTTATTATGGTTATATAGAACTATAAAATATATTATTTGTAGTTTTATTACTAAAATATAGCCTTTATTACATAATGAATAGAATTTTAATTAATTTAGTAAAAAATATTAAATTATAATTTAATATTTTTTACTAAATTAATTATTTGCTGTTTATAATAATATAATTATAAATATTTTTTACTAAATTAATTATTTGCTGTTTATAATAATATAATTATAAATGTTTTTTAGTAAATTAATTATTTGTTGTTTATAATATAATTAGAGATAGTTGTTTATATGAAAGATAAAAAGTTAAAAAATGAATTAAAAAAAGTAGAGGTATCAAAAGAAGAATTAGAAGCAAAGGAAATACCGTTGCTTTTTAGTATTGTAAATTTTTCTTCCAATATACCGGTTTCTATTTATGCAGATACTATAGGGATGAAAACTTCTGAATCATCATACAGGGCTGCGATGCATTCAGAAGTAAATAGAAATATTAGTGAGGAATATCTTTTAAACTCTAAAAAATCATCAATAGATTTATCTACTATGTTAAATGTTGTAAGTTATTCATTATTTCCTATAGATGCGGCTTTAAGTAACAGGGTATTATTAGAAGAAGAAGTGCATAAAAAGGGAAATGCATTGAAACTTCCGCTGTATAAAAACATTAATGCCCCTATAGGATCTGTAATAAGGTCAAGAAGAAGTAGAAGAGATTTTAAAGGCAATCCATTAACATTAGTTGATTTATCTACTTTGCTTTATTATGGAGATGGGATTTCAGGAGATTTTGATTTTAATTTAAATAAAAATGAATATGGTACAATAACTTTCGGAGATAAATATATATCAAAGGTGAGAACAGCTCCTTCAGGCGGAGGACTTTATCCTATATATCTTTATATAGTCGCACTTAATATAAATAATCTTGATAAAGGTATATATAAATACATGCCTTTTACTCATTCGCTTGAAAAAATAAAATTATTTAGCAATGAAGATTTAGAAAATTATTATAATAATAATTTTTTCGGAGGCGGTATAGATTTAAGAAAAGTAGCATTATCTGTTTATTATGTTTATAGTTTGTATGAGAATTCGAGGAAGTACGGAGATATGGGACTTCAATTTGCTTTGATAGAAACAGGAGAGATTGCTCAAAATATACAGCTTACTGCTGCTGCAAGCGGTATTTCTGCATGTGATATTGGAGGATTTAATAAAACTTTATCCGAAGATTTACTTAATATTGACGGTAATACAAATCATGTTGTGCATTTGACTTTACTTTCAAAATAAAATAATTAAATTTATGTTATATAAAATATATAAAAAATAATAGGTTAGTGAAAATGGCTAAAAAAAATATTAAACTTTATGATAATGTAAGTATTTTCTTTAATTCTGATGATGAGATTAGATTTAGAAAAGGAGTATGGAATTTTGAGGAGGCTTCTTTAGGGCTTAATGAATTAAATGATGATATAAAAGAAGCTGTTATGTTCATTTCTAAAGAACTTTTTGATGATAAACTAATTTCTTTTGATGATATAGTAAAGAAATTTTCTCTTAATGATAAAGATAGTAACTTTTTGAATGATATCATATCTTCTCTTATAGGTAATAGATTTTTAGAGTATGATGATAAAAAAAATAATATGCTTAATACTGTTTATGAGTTTATAGGAGAATATTTTTATGATATACCAGATGAAAGTAAGGTTCAGAAGAATAAAATAATGTTCATTACTGATAATGACAGATTAAAAGAGTATGCAAAATTAACATCAGAAGATTTGTATATGAATGTCATCATGATGGATATTGATGATATAAAAAAAATAGAGAAAGCAAATCTTACAGATACTACAGATGCCATTGAAAATATAGAAGAACATAAAGAATTAATAAAATTATTTGATGATATTTCCTGTATTGTTGTAAGTGTTGAGAAGCCTAGATTAAATTTACTTAGAAATATAAATAGACTTCTTCTGGATAAATCTATACCAATAGTTATATCAATATTAGATGGACCATTTTTAAATATTACTACAATAAAAGGTAAAGAAACCGGATGTTATGAATGTTTTGAAAATAGAGTAGTGGCTAGAAATGAAAGTTTATCAGTTTATAATAAATTTGTTAAGCAGACTATGAATTTTAAATATAATGCTAAAAGAACTTATATAATACCTATTTTACAGACATTTACTTCTCTTGCATTATACGAAGCATTTTTATTTGCATCTATAGGTAAATGCAAACTATCAGGGCGAGTTATTAATGTTTATATACCTTCAATAGAGATTCAAATTCAGGATTTACTTAGAGTACCTTTCTGTCCTGTTTGCGGTCATATAAGTAAGGCTAAATATAATGAGATGTATACTTCTTCAAAAGAGATAATAGAAAAATTTTCAAGCAAAGTAATAATAAAATGATTAAATAATGGACAATATATGATTAAATATTACCCAAGCCATAAAAATATATTAAATAAATACAATTCTATTTGCGGCCATCAGACAGGTATTATGGATTCTCTTATTATAATGCAGGCTAATTCTGTTATTGCTAAAAATATCAATACATGTACTGCTATGCTTCCGGATTATCATAAAATATTATTAGGCGATAATGCTGAAGTTAATTATCATCTTTCAGGTTATGGTATTTATAGAGATGAGGCTGTTATTAGATTATTGGGAGAAGGCATTGAAAGATATGCATTATTTACAGCAAATTTATACTTTGAAGAAAAATTAAAATATGCCTCCTATAATCAATTAAAAGAAAAGTATCCTGATAATATAATACCTTTTGAATATGTTAAAATATATAGCGATGAAGACTGTAATAAATTAAATAGTATAGGTATTTTAGAAAATATAACAGAAGATGATGTATTGTCTTGGGTACTTCTTCCTTCTTTATTTGACAAAGAAAAAGAGTATTATGTACCTGCACAGAATTTCTTTTTATCTCATATTATTAGAAGGGATAAGAAGGAAAAGATATTTATAGGAGGATTTTCAAAGGGAAGTGCAAGTCATAAAAGTATTCCGCTTGCCTTGAAATCTGCTGTCAATGAAATTATAGAATGCGATGCATGCATGATAAAATGGTATACAGAGAGTAAAGTCAAAGAAGTTATTATTGATGATGATATTCTTAATGAAGTTATAAATAGTATTTTAAAAGATATTGATTATAATATTAGAGTTTTTGATTATACAGTTGATAAAAAATTAGGATATGTTTTTACTGTTATGCTTGTAAATAAAAGTGAAAAATCTCCTTATATTGTTGTAGGGGCTTCTTCGGGGCTTAATCCTAGAAAAGTTATATACAGAGCCTTTATGGAGGCTTTAGCTATACTTACATTAAATATTAACGGACCTTTATCAATGCCGGCGGATTATTTGGATACTGTATCTGAAAAAAATTATCTTAATCTTGACAGTAATGTCAATTATTGGGCTGATGCTGGCAATAAAGATAAGAATTTAAAATTTATTAACAGTAAAGTTCAGGAAAAAATCGAATTAAAAAAATATAAAAACCTTGAAGTAAATACTGAGTCTGATTTGGAGTATTTATTAAAAGGTCTTTATAATGTATCTAAATATGCAGTTTATTTGGATATTACATCTGCCGAAATATCGGATAAAGATTTGCATGTTATTCGTGTATATATTCCGGAGCTTGTTCAAATGTCAATGCCTGCTTTCCCTTACAGTAAGCACCCTAGAATTATTAATAATGGAGGAATTTCAAATAATGAATTTCCACACCCATTACCTTAGTGCTTTTCTTGTACTGCTTGCCATTTCTTTTCCTACTTCTTTGGTAGGAATATTTTTCAAAT
Proteins encoded:
- a CDS encoding amino acid ABC transporter ATP-binding/permease protein is translated as MRRSGIKIMAELIGLIAPLMHVMILAITTGVLGFLCAISITIFGGYAILTYIGLNSLFTIKTIFIIVLMLACLRGFFHYIEQLSNHFIAFKLLALIRDKVFKALRKLSPAKLEGRDKGNLIALITSDIELLEVFYAHTISPIAIGVLTSIIMTIFIGSFNVILGAIAFLGYFTIGFIIPYFSSKFGKNDGMAYRNNFGKLNSYFLDSLWGIKEILQFGYGEKRIENIKSKTDDLMELNKKLKKYEGVISGLTTSAVSLFTLAVLVISIIISKESNFTAIIIPTIAMASSFGPVIALSNLSNNLFMTLASGERVLNLLKEKPIIEEVYDGKKELSFNGVKCEDVYFDYEGEKILNDYNLQIEPNKIIGISGKSGSGKSTLLKLFMRFWDIKEGSIKISNTNIKDINTDTLRDMESYVTQETSIFKDTIENNIKIANQNASREEVIEACKKASLHEFIMSLPDGYDANVGELGDTLSGGEKQRIGIARSFLHKAPFILLDEPTSNLDSLNEAVILKSIKDNSENRTVVLVSHRLSTLNIADKIYKMKTDRVS
- a CDS encoding ankyrin repeat domain-containing protein, translating into MAINANLYKTSKLYDLLTKIIKKKNDEDFNLEDHINKLLELISKSTEEEVNYADNKISCLHLAVQIGNADVVAALIERGANVNVINDRGVSPLHTAIIKNQPEEVIKILLDNGADYNIEQANFSAVDLAAIIGVPYMHLFKK
- a CDS encoding glutathione peroxidase, which translates into the protein MNIYDFYVKDINGNDVSLSKYRNKVILIVNTATRCGFTKQYEYLENIYEMYSSRGFEILDFPCNQFLNQAPESDDKIDSFCKIRYNTSFDRFKKIDVKGKNIEPLYSYLISNSNYLFNKNIKWNFTKFLIDRNGNVVRRFSSFSSAKSITKYIDKII
- a CDS encoding flagellar filament outer layer protein FlaA, producing MKRLSILITMLILTVAFLLFAQDAAQTGEQTTQNQGEDGNNFVTEAITNYLIDDFEFANTWQASMPRDYGVVSIIRREGGPADVVAEGAENNKYILGAKVEYFRTGYPWFSVTPPRPVKIPGYTKEISVWVAGRNHNNKMSFYLYDINGKPQSVGNEALNFMGWKNITVQVPANIEQEDFRGQVEQGISFMGIHVKVDPRDSYGKYYIYFDQLMAKTDMYLETYREEDDPLDTW
- a CDS encoding flagellar filament outer layer protein FlaA, translating into METRLLYNFETLDEWQPISNASRFMFRGDRTNENGVVMKYPNMRLFATKPYGMGNQSYNSTNSLSVSVSFFRKSYNFFDLVPTVQKIIPGKAQTFDVWVWGGNYDYTMEMIFEDYLGYTYTLPLGSIRYIGWRNMSTSVPSFIPQEEPYVPRAKGLRFMNFRFWSSPEERADNFVVLLDYFQTVTDTFRESYDGSDIETTLGQEVGGRSSEQYTEGGAQVVGESNSGTASGDTTTEQPQEAQ
- the mazG gene encoding nucleoside triphosphate pyrophosphohydrolase; protein product: MKSFEELISVIQTLRGENGCAWDKVQTFDSLIPCFLEEAYELVEAINNRDYENIKEELGDVLLHVVFFSELAKDENKFNIDDVCKNINEKLIRRHPHVFGDSDVKDVQGILKQWDKIKKEEKGIDGVDEFKSVLDGIPKSLPIMEKSYKLMKKAASVGFEYEHIDDSLSKIEEELLEVKEAYKEKDKEHLEEEIGDLIMTVLDFARMNKINPVNSLIKVNEKFTKRFQYVEKSAYEMNKKLEDMSLDEMDKLWNEYKKKERENQ
- a CDS encoding pseudouridine synthase; this translates as MRLNKYIASLNIASRREADRLIQNGNVKVNGIIITNPATQVNEDDNVECSIEQYKENKIYIKLNKPRGYVVSSNKNEGKPIYNLIKNDFDNIYPVGRLDKDSSGLILFTNDGVFAKKIIGENTNCEKEYFVKVNDSIPDGALKKLEYGISLDGQKLKPAKVKRVNKNSFYIILTEGKNRQIRRMCQKVGFEVIILKRLRIADILLDDLKEGSFKELTKNEIESILKN